From the Anabaena sphaerica FACHB-251 genome, one window contains:
- a CDS encoding DUF3122 domain-containing protein: MLHRIVTIFLRVILMGIFTTSIFLGLGGFTFKSAIAVVTQIGETPGEVLYRSQTKLDDQSGKVWQVVLFKQVYPGQATTINLRLVGFPGSAQLIHPQPLKITSDTGKVWNAADVFLDEAPAPTIGQYDFKDILPQLPQESLTLAIPLPVTKSINISVPVNVVKEWQSIITNDN; the protein is encoded by the coding sequence ATGTTACACCGTATTGTAACAATCTTTTTACGGGTGATATTAATGGGAATATTCACAACTTCTATATTCCTGGGTTTAGGCGGTTTCACCTTCAAGAGTGCAATTGCTGTTGTTACGCAAATAGGAGAAACACCAGGGGAAGTTCTTTATCGCTCACAAACAAAATTAGATGATCAATCAGGAAAGGTTTGGCAGGTTGTGTTATTTAAACAAGTGTATCCTGGTCAAGCAACTACAATAAATCTACGCTTAGTTGGTTTTCCCGGTTCGGCTCAATTAATTCACCCTCAACCTTTAAAAATCACCTCAGATACAGGTAAAGTTTGGAATGCGGCAGATGTATTTTTAGATGAAGCACCAGCCCCTACTATTGGTCAATATGACTTTAAAGATATTCTGCCCCAATTACCTCAAGAATCTTTAACTTTAGCAATACCTTTACCTGTTACAAAATCTATTAATATCTCAGTTCCTGTTAATGTTGTTAAAGAATGGCAATCAATAATTACAAATGATAATTGA
- the hoxU gene encoding bidirectional hydrogenase complex protein HoxU, producing the protein MTVKTLTINGQIVSAREDETLLEAAQEAGVHIPTLCHLEGVGDVGACRLCLVEIAGSNKLQPACVTKIAEGMEVTTNSDRLQKYRRTIIEMLFAEGNHICSVCVANGNCELQDLAIEMGMDHVRLEYQFPNRAVDTSHDRFGIDHNRCVLCTRCVRVCDEIEGAHTWDMAGRGSKSHVITDLNQPWGTSQTCTSCGKCVNACPTGALFDKGSSVGEMVHNRGKIDFLVTAREKKQWNF; encoded by the coding sequence ATGACTGTAAAAACTTTAACAATTAACGGGCAAATAGTTAGCGCCCGTGAGGATGAAACCTTACTAGAAGCGGCGCAAGAAGCGGGTGTGCATATTCCTACACTTTGTCATTTGGAAGGTGTGGGAGATGTGGGTGCTTGTCGATTGTGTTTGGTAGAAATTGCTGGGAGCAATAAGTTACAACCTGCTTGTGTGACGAAGATTGCAGAAGGAATGGAGGTGACAACAAACAGCGATCGCTTGCAAAAATACCGTCGCACAATTATCGAAATGTTATTTGCTGAAGGTAATCACATTTGTTCTGTTTGCGTTGCTAATGGCAATTGTGAATTACAAGATTTAGCCATAGAAATGGGTATGGATCACGTCCGGTTAGAATATCAATTTCCTAACCGTGCTGTTGATACTTCTCATGACCGTTTTGGCATTGATCATAATCGTTGTGTGCTTTGTACTCGCTGTGTTCGAGTCTGTGATGAAATTGAAGGCGCACATACTTGGGATATGGCCGGAAGAGGCTCAAAATCTCACGTGATTACTGATTTAAATCAGCCTTGGGGAACTTCTCAAACTTGTACTTCCTGTGGTAAATGTGTGAATGCTTGTCCCACAGGGGCGTTATTTGATAAAGGTTCAAGTGTGGGTGAAATGGTACATAATCGAGGCAAAATTGATTTTTTAGTCACTGCAAGGGAGAAAAAACAATGGAATTTTTAA
- a CDS encoding NuoF family protein, with translation MELNELLEIARTERSQAKPVQIRCCTAAGCLSSGSQAVKDNLEESVKAGGLEDQVQVIGVGCMRLCCQGPLVQVDTEKDPQGRQLYEQVTPEDAPQIIASVQGKETNLKQQDLQQPFFTRQLPIVLENSGKVDPERIQSYIAAEGYQALYQVLREMKPSEVIEAITKSGLRGRGGAGYPTGLKWGTVAKSPGEKKFVICNADEGDPGAFMDRSVLESDPHRVLEGMAIAAYSIGASQGYIYVRAEYPIAIKRLETAIRQAQRLGLLGSQIFDSPFDFKVEIRIGAGAYVCGEETALMASIEGKRGVPHPRPPYPAESGLWGYPTLINNVETFANIAPIIRNGADWFAGIGTEKSKGTKVFALAGKILNTGLIEVPMGTTLQEIVEEMGGGVPDGGIAKAVQTGGPSGGCIPASAFSTPVDYESLTALGSMMGSGGMIVMDQTTNMVDVARFFMEFCMDESCGKCIPCRVGTVQLHQLLTKISEGKAEKADLVLLEELCDMVKHTSLCGLGQSAPNPVFSTLRYFHDEYLALIK, from the coding sequence ATGGAACTAAATGAATTGTTAGAAATCGCTAGAACTGAACGTTCTCAAGCTAAACCTGTGCAGATCCGTTGTTGTACAGCTGCGGGTTGTTTGTCTTCTGGTTCCCAAGCGGTGAAAGATAATTTAGAGGAATCTGTGAAAGCTGGGGGATTAGAGGATCAGGTGCAAGTTATCGGTGTGGGTTGTATGCGTCTGTGCTGTCAAGGACCCTTGGTACAGGTGGATACTGAGAAAGATCCCCAGGGTAGACAGCTTTATGAACAAGTCACCCCAGAGGATGCACCACAAATTATTGCGTCCGTACAAGGGAAAGAAACGAATTTAAAACAACAAGATTTGCAGCAACCATTTTTTACTCGTCAATTACCTATTGTTTTAGAAAACAGCGGTAAAGTTGACCCGGAACGCATTCAATCTTATATTGCGGCCGAAGGTTATCAAGCCCTTTACCAAGTGCTGCGAGAAATGAAACCCAGCGAAGTGATAGAAGCTATTACTAAAAGTGGGTTGCGGGGAAGGGGTGGTGCTGGTTATCCTACTGGTTTAAAATGGGGAACAGTGGCAAAATCCCCAGGTGAGAAAAAGTTTGTTATCTGCAATGCTGATGAAGGTGATCCCGGTGCATTTATGGATCGGAGTGTGCTGGAAAGTGATCCCCATCGAGTTTTAGAAGGAATGGCGATCGCAGCCTACTCTATAGGTGCCAGTCAAGGTTATATTTACGTAAGGGCAGAATATCCCATAGCTATTAAACGTCTAGAAACCGCTATTCGCCAAGCCCAACGCCTCGGTCTTTTAGGTTCACAAATCTTTGATTCACCTTTTGATTTTAAAGTCGAAATCCGCATTGGTGCAGGGGCTTATGTTTGCGGTGAAGAAACGGCGTTAATGGCTTCTATTGAAGGTAAACGCGGTGTCCCTCATCCCCGTCCACCTTATCCGGCTGAATCTGGTTTATGGGGTTATCCAACGTTAATTAACAATGTGGAAACCTTTGCTAATATTGCCCCAATTATTAGAAATGGTGCCGATTGGTTTGCTGGTATCGGTACAGAAAAAAGTAAAGGTACAAAGGTTTTCGCTTTAGCTGGAAAAATCCTCAACACTGGTTTAATCGAAGTGCCAATGGGGACAACTTTACAAGAAATTGTAGAGGAAATGGGAGGAGGTGTTCCCGATGGTGGTATTGCCAAAGCAGTACAAACTGGCGGACCTTCAGGGGGATGTATACCTGCGTCAGCATTTTCTACACCTGTAGATTATGAATCCTTAACCGCGTTAGGTTCCATGATGGGTTCTGGTGGGATGATTGTTATGGATCAAACTACTAACATGGTAGATGTGGCGCGGTTCTTCATGGAATTTTGCATGGATGAATCTTGCGGTAAGTGTATTCCCTGTCGGGTGGGAACTGTCCAACTGCATCAACTTTTAACCAAAATTAGTGAAGGTAAGGCTGAAAAAGCTGATTTGGTATTATTAGAAGAACTTTGCGACATGGTAAAACACACAAGTTTATGTGGTTTAGGCCAGTCGGCACCAAATCCAGTTTTTAGCACTTTGCGTTATTTCCATGATGAGTATTTGGCATTGATCAAGTAG
- the hoxE gene encoding bidirectional hydrogenase complex protein HoxE, whose protein sequence is MKTSVPPISTHPSGDKRLKMLDATIKRHQYQQNALIEILHRASELFGYLELDLLLYIAHQLKLPPSRVYGVATFYHLFSLAPKGKHNCVVCTGTACYVKGAQAILTSLETATHIKAGDTTADGEISLMTARCLGACGIAPAVVFDGAVAGNQTSESVCKKVGEWQENGTK, encoded by the coding sequence ATGAAAACTTCTGTTCCACCTATCTCTACTCATCCCAGTGGGGATAAACGTTTGAAGATGTTGGATGCAACTATCAAGCGTCATCAATATCAACAAAATGCACTCATTGAAATTCTCCATCGGGCTTCGGAATTATTCGGTTATTTAGAGTTAGATTTATTATTGTATATTGCCCATCAGTTAAAATTACCACCCAGTCGGGTGTATGGAGTTGCAACTTTCTATCATTTGTTTTCCCTTGCACCCAAAGGTAAACATAATTGTGTAGTTTGTACAGGTACAGCTTGTTATGTGAAAGGCGCGCAAGCAATTTTAACAAGTTTAGAAACAGCTACCCATATTAAAGCTGGAGATACTACAGCGGATGGGGAAATTTCCTTGATGACAGCTAGGTGTTTGGGTGCTTGTGGTATTGCGCCAGCGGTGGTATTTGATGGTGCTGTTGCGGGTAATCAAACATCAGAATCAGTCTGCAAAAAAGTGGGAGAATGGCAGGAAAATGGAACTAAATGA
- a CDS encoding universal stress protein, with translation MFKKILVALDSSDMGKQVFQQALSLAKLTSANLMLLHVLSPDEDGIPDVMLLSQMDYYPGWGDDSMKRYLQKLEVHKNQGLQMLQAFCAQANIENINTEFTQNVGSPGRVICHFAKDWNADLIVIGRRGLSGITELLIGSVSNYVLHHAPCSVHILHLPVSYSIAETEITQE, from the coding sequence ATGTTTAAGAAAATTTTAGTTGCATTGGATAGCTCGGACATGGGTAAGCAAGTTTTTCAACAAGCCCTGTCTTTAGCAAAGTTAACATCTGCTAACTTAATGTTACTCCACGTCCTATCACCTGATGAAGATGGCATTCCTGATGTAATGCTTCTTTCTCAGATGGATTACTATCCAGGCTGGGGGGATGATAGCATGAAAAGGTATTTGCAAAAACTAGAAGTCCATAAAAACCAAGGTTTGCAAATGTTACAAGCATTCTGCGCCCAAGCAAATATTGAGAACATTAATACGGAATTTACGCAAAATGTCGGTAGTCCTGGTAGAGTAATTTGCCACTTTGCTAAAGACTGGAATGCTGATTTGATTGTGATTGGACGACGCGGGCTTTCTGGAATCACCGAATTATTAATCGGTAGTGTCAGTAATTACGTTTTACACCATGCGCCTTGTTCTGTGCATATTTTACATCTTCCCGTTAGTTACTCCATCGCAGAAACTGAGATCACTCAAGAGTAA
- a CDS encoding RHS repeat protein, protein MSESYLISSVRYYPDGKFYITNYSYDPKGNLISEIRDRNGDGQFDEIYNYTYDTTGNLISKSYDRFRYNSDEIDNDPYDDVIFNYTYDDQGNLILETTDWSGDGELDFISKYTYDSRGNLTSYLDDYGGDGYSEVGEAYKYIYDTKGNLILSATDFQMDGEFDSISNYTYDSKGNLISSTRDYAAEGVSGATTNYTYDRKGNRLSETYDGNGDGKLDRIYKYTYNRKGKLTSETYDSNADGKPDRISNYTYDIKGNRLSETYDDNGDGKLDRIYNYTYDIKGKLTSETYDDNGDGKPDRISNYTYNRRSKLTSETYDSNGDGKPDKISNYTYDIKGNRLSETYDYDGDGSLDAVFINTYASIGKIVFGNSQTPTFSLGVSNNPAGLSPVDDISASFATPNYLTASQLGTLETNPGNISF, encoded by the coding sequence ATGTCTGAGAGTTATCTTATATCTAGCGTTAGATACTATCCTGATGGTAAGTTCTACATAACAAACTACAGTTACGATCCAAAAGGTAATCTCATATCAGAGATCCGTGATAGAAATGGTGATGGTCAGTTTGATGAAATCTATAATTACACTTACGATACAACAGGTAATCTCATATCGAAAAGCTACGATAGGTTTAGATATAACTCTGATGAAATTGATAATGACCCTTACGATGATGTCATCTTCAATTATACTTACGATGATCAAGGTAATCTTATATTAGAAACTACCGATTGGTCTGGAGATGGCGAGTTGGATTTCATCTCCAAATATACTTACGATAGCCGAGGTAATCTTACATCATATCTCGATGATTATGGTGGAGATGGCTATTCTGAAGTCGGTGAAGCTTATAAGTACATTTACGATACGAAAGGTAATCTCATATTATCTGCTACTGATTTTCAGATGGATGGTGAGTTTGATAGCATCTCCAACTACACATACGATAGCAAAGGCAATCTTATATCGTCAACCAGGGATTATGCGGCTGAGGGAGTTTCTGGAGCCACAACAAACTACACTTATGATAGGAAAGGTAATCGCCTATCAGAAACCTATGATGGGAACGGTGATGGCAAGCTTGATAGGATCTACAAGTACACATACAATAGGAAAGGTAAACTTACATCGGAAACCTATGATAGCAATGCTGATGGCAAGCCTGATAGGATCTCCAATTACACATACGATATAAAAGGTAATCGCCTATCAGAAACCTATGATGATAATGGAGATGGCAAGCTCGATAGGATCTACAATTACACATACGATATAAAAGGTAAACTTACATCGGAAACCTATGATGATAATGGAGATGGCAAGCCCGATAGGATCTCCAATTACACATACAATAGGAGAAGTAAACTTACATCAGAAACCTATGATAGCAACGGTGATGGCAAGCCTGATAAGATCTCCAATTACACATACGATATAAAAGGTAATCGCCTATCAGAAACCTATGATTATGATGGTGATGGGTCTTTGGATGCCGTCTTTATTAATACTTATGCGAGTATAGGTAAAATAGTATTTGGCAATTCTCAAACACCTACATTTAGTTTGGGAGTAAGTAATAATCCAGCAGGTTTATCCCCAGTCGATGATATTTCCGCTAGTTTTGCAACGCCTAATTATCTAACAGCTTCGCAACTTGGTACTTTGGAAACCAACCCTGGTAATATCAGCTTTTGA